In one window of Kitasatospora sp. MMS16-BH015 DNA:
- a CDS encoding DUF11 domain-containing protein, with protein MAEEQVGVEIRSAGPAGAAGAGPDLRPGRAAPTNPLPGGKLTYTLTLTGTGQADYLGAQVNDDLTNVLRGADYNNDATATAGSAPTYTAPRLTWSGTVPAGGSVRITYSVTVKDPVPAGATTLTNAVTTNVPGVCPSGSTDPNCSTSTKLPRLEIAKTATPNPARVGDKVAYTVTVHNTGDADYPNAQVVDDLTEVLTGATYNNDAASTTAPAPTYAAPKLTWTGLVAKGATVTLTYSVTATGASSKLLVNKVSADGSTCKDGCTNEVPLASLTVVKVSSPKEPKPGDKLTYTVTMTNAGQADYTDARIEDDLTNVLTGADYNGDASASTGATPTYAAPKLRWSGTVAKGTGVTVTYSVTVKNPVPSGATTLTNAVTTNIPGQCPPGSTDPNCSTSTKLPRLDIMKTASPNPAKVGDKVVYRVTATNTGDAAYPGASIVDDLTDVLTNATYDNDATATVGSAPTYAEPKLTWTGDLAKGARVVLTYSVTVKTTATGSLVNKVTADGSNCVSGSTDPNCTTTTPVAAVSVTKTAAPTSPLPGGKLTYTITVANTGQADYVGVQVEDDLTNVLRGADYNSDAAASTAPAPTYAAPKLSWAGTVAQGATVTITYSVTVKDPVPAGATTLTNAVTTNVPGVCPPGATDPKCSTSTKVPRLEIAKSATPNPARVGDKVGYTVTVKNTGQADYPNAQITDDLTEVLTGATYNNDAASTTAPTPTYAAPKLTWTGTVAQGATVTITYSVTATGASSSKLVNKVQADGSTCKTACTNEVPLAKVEVRKTASPADPKPGGTVTYTITARNTGEADYPNAQITDDLTNVLKGATYNNDAAAGTAPAPSYTAPLLTWRGAVPKSGAVTITYTVTVKDPVPADGTTLTNAVATNIPGQCPPGSTDPKCSTSTRLPRLEILKTADRTATTPLRAGERITYTVTVKNTGDADDPNVTVTDDLTKVLTGATYNDDAASTTAPNPTYAAPKLTWTGAVPKGGQVVLTYSVSVTNAGTVLVNKVTADHSNCRADSGDPACTTTVPTPSVKVVKKADPVVVRAGGTVTYTVTVTNEGTGDQADFRLTDDLSKVLTGARYNGDATASSGAAPTYTAPRLSWTGTVPAGGQVVIRYTVTTADPTPAGAEELRNSVSTNVPGVCPPGSTDPACSAVVLLRGLEVTKTVDKPVLWAGDTFTYTVTVRNTGGVDYRGATVVDDLSDPLTAARYDNDAKASSGPAPVYAAPKLTWTGDVPKGGSVVLTYSLRATGGNGTPVHNRVTAPDSNCASGSTDPRCTTEVDMIVDRLKFATKIAKTVSPANPAPGDTLTYRITVQNLSGADYPEARLTDDLTEVLKGASYDRNATATSAAGDPVAAPVYTEPTLGWGPAMLRMDDTVTVTYSVTIRKPLPAGVTSLRNSVVGGENSNCRPDRQAPECTTVTTLAKLVLTKTATPGSVKVGEVVGYRITAVNTGTADYTGAVIQDDLTKVLPWARYNGNATSSSGPDPVFTSPLLSWQGTVPAGGSVSITYTVTAQAATPIGQGLVNLAGASGSNCPLPMPARAAARGLRAPGAVDPRCSTLTPVYDRTVVPPQPPIPPKPPVKPVKPLPGTGVEVYRTGLLAGLCTGLALLVLAVAHRRRRG; from the coding sequence GTGGCCGAGGAGCAAGTCGGTGTCGAGATTCGCAGCGCGGGCCCTGCGGGGGCTGCTGGTGCTGGCCCTGACCTTCGGCCTGGTCGGGCCGCCCCGACCAACCCGCTGCCGGGCGGCAAGCTCACCTACACCCTGACCCTCACCGGCACCGGCCAGGCCGACTACCTCGGCGCCCAGGTCAACGACGACCTGACCAACGTGCTGCGGGGAGCCGACTACAACAACGACGCGACAGCCACGGCCGGTTCGGCCCCGACGTACACAGCACCACGCCTCACCTGGTCGGGCACCGTCCCGGCCGGCGGCTCGGTCCGGATCACCTACAGCGTGACGGTGAAGGACCCGGTGCCGGCGGGTGCGACCACGCTGACGAACGCGGTGACGACGAACGTGCCGGGGGTCTGCCCGTCGGGGTCGACCGATCCGAACTGTTCGACGAGTACGAAGCTGCCGAGGTTGGAGATCGCGAAGACTGCAACTCCCAACCCCGCCAGGGTCGGTGACAAGGTCGCCTACACGGTGACGGTGCACAACACGGGTGACGCCGACTACCCGAACGCCCAGGTGGTCGACGACCTCACCGAGGTGCTGACCGGCGCGACGTACAACAACGACGCGGCCTCGACCACCGCGCCGGCGCCGACCTACGCGGCGCCGAAGCTCACCTGGACCGGGCTGGTGGCCAAGGGCGCCACGGTGACGCTCACGTACAGCGTCACGGCCACGGGTGCGAGCAGCAAGCTGCTGGTCAACAAGGTTTCGGCCGACGGCAGCACCTGCAAGGACGGCTGCACCAACGAGGTGCCACTGGCCTCGCTGACCGTCGTCAAGGTCTCCTCGCCGAAGGAGCCCAAGCCCGGCGACAAGCTCACCTACACCGTGACGATGACCAACGCGGGCCAGGCCGACTACACCGACGCCCGGATCGAGGACGACCTGACCAACGTGCTGACGGGCGCGGACTACAACGGCGATGCCTCGGCCTCCACCGGCGCGACGCCCACGTACGCCGCACCGAAGCTGAGGTGGTCCGGCACGGTGGCCAAGGGCACCGGCGTGACCGTCACCTACAGCGTGACGGTGAAGAACCCGGTGCCGAGCGGGGCCACCACGCTCACCAATGCCGTGACGACCAACATTCCTGGCCAGTGTCCGCCGGGTTCGACGGACCCGAACTGCTCGACCAGTACGAAACTGCCGCGCCTGGACATCATGAAGACGGCCTCGCCGAATCCGGCGAAGGTCGGCGACAAGGTCGTGTACCGGGTGACGGCCACCAACACGGGCGACGCCGCGTACCCCGGTGCGAGCATCGTCGACGATCTGACGGATGTGCTCACCAACGCTACGTACGACAACGATGCTACGGCGACGGTCGGTTCGGCCCCCACGTACGCGGAGCCGAAGCTGACCTGGACCGGTGACCTGGCCAAGGGTGCGCGGGTCGTCCTGACCTACTCGGTGACCGTGAAGACCACGGCGACGGGTTCGCTGGTCAACAAGGTGACGGCCGACGGCAGCAACTGCGTCTCCGGCTCGACCGACCCCAACTGCACGACCACCACCCCGGTCGCCGCCGTGAGCGTGACCAAGACGGCCGCCCCGACCAGCCCGCTCCCGGGCGGCAAGCTGACCTACACGATCACCGTGGCCAACACCGGCCAGGCCGACTACGTCGGAGTCCAGGTCGAGGACGACCTGACCAATGTGCTGCGGGGTGCCGACTACAACAGCGACGCGGCGGCGAGCACCGCGCCGGCGCCCACCTACGCCGCCCCGAAGCTGAGTTGGGCGGGCACCGTGGCGCAGGGCGCGACGGTGACGATCACGTACAGCGTGACGGTGAAGGATCCGGTGCCGGCGGGTGCGACCACGTTGACGAACGCGGTGACGACGAACGTGCCCGGGGTCTGCCCGCCGGGTGCGACGGATCCTAAGTGTTCGACGAGCACGAAGGTGCCGAGGCTGGAGATCGCCAAGTCGGCAACTCCCAACCCGGCCAGGGTCGGTGACAAGGTCGGCTACACGGTGACGGTGAAGAACACCGGCCAGGCGGACTACCCGAACGCGCAGATCACCGACGACCTCACCGAGGTGCTGACGGGCGCTACCTACAACAACGACGCGGCCTCGACCACCGCGCCCACGCCCACGTACGCTGCGCCGAAGCTGACCTGGACCGGGACGGTCGCGCAGGGCGCGACGGTGACGATCACCTACAGCGTCACGGCCACGGGTGCGAGCAGCAGCAAGCTGGTCAACAAGGTGCAGGCCGACGGCAGCACCTGCAAGACGGCGTGTACCAACGAGGTGCCGCTGGCCAAGGTGGAGGTGCGCAAGACGGCCAGCCCGGCCGACCCCAAGCCGGGCGGCACGGTCACCTACACCATCACCGCCCGCAACACCGGCGAGGCCGACTACCCGAACGCGCAGATCACCGATGACCTCACCAACGTGCTGAAGGGCGCGACGTACAACAACGACGCCGCTGCCGGCACGGCCCCGGCGCCGAGCTACACCGCGCCGCTGCTGACCTGGCGAGGGGCGGTGCCCAAGAGCGGCGCGGTGACCATCACGTACACCGTGACGGTCAAGGACCCGGTGCCGGCCGACGGGACCACGCTCACCAATGCCGTCGCGACCAACATCCCCGGGCAGTGCCCGCCGGGGTCGACCGATCCGAAGTGCTCGACCAGCACCAGGCTGCCCCGGCTGGAGATCCTCAAGACGGCCGACCGGACGGCGACCACGCCGCTGCGGGCGGGCGAGCGGATCACCTACACGGTGACGGTGAAGAACACCGGCGACGCCGACGACCCGAACGTCACCGTCACGGACGACCTGACCAAGGTGCTGACCGGGGCGACGTACAACGACGACGCGGCCTCGACCACGGCGCCGAACCCGACCTACGCGGCGCCGAAGCTGACCTGGACGGGCGCCGTGCCGAAGGGCGGCCAGGTGGTGCTGACCTACTCGGTCTCGGTCACCAACGCCGGGACGGTACTGGTCAACAAGGTCACCGCCGACCACAGCAACTGCCGCGCCGACTCGGGCGACCCGGCCTGCACCACCACCGTGCCGACGCCCAGCGTGAAGGTGGTCAAGAAGGCCGACCCGGTGGTGGTGCGGGCGGGCGGGACCGTCACGTACACCGTCACCGTGACCAACGAGGGCACCGGCGACCAGGCCGACTTCCGGCTCACCGACGACCTGAGCAAGGTGCTGACCGGGGCCCGGTACAACGGGGACGCCACCGCCAGCAGTGGGGCGGCGCCCACGTACACCGCGCCCAGGCTGAGCTGGACCGGCACCGTGCCGGCCGGCGGGCAGGTGGTGATCCGGTACACGGTGACCACGGCCGACCCGACCCCGGCGGGGGCGGAGGAGCTGCGCAACAGCGTCTCGACCAACGTGCCGGGCGTCTGCCCGCCGGGCTCGACCGACCCGGCCTGCAGCGCGGTGGTGCTGCTGCGCGGGCTGGAGGTCACCAAGACGGTGGACAAGCCGGTGCTCTGGGCCGGTGACACCTTCACCTACACCGTCACCGTGCGGAACACCGGCGGGGTGGACTACCGGGGCGCCACCGTGGTGGACGACCTGAGCGACCCGCTCACGGCCGCCCGGTACGACAACGACGCCAAGGCCTCCAGCGGCCCGGCCCCGGTCTACGCGGCGCCGAAGCTGACCTGGACCGGCGACGTGCCCAAGGGCGGCTCGGTGGTGCTGACCTACAGCCTGCGGGCCACCGGCGGCAACGGCACACCGGTGCACAACAGGGTGACCGCGCCGGACAGCAACTGCGCGAGCGGCTCCACCGACCCGCGCTGCACCACCGAGGTCGACATGATCGTCGACCGGCTGAAGTTCGCCACGAAGATCGCGAAGACGGTCTCGCCCGCCAACCCGGCCCCCGGCGACACCCTCACCTACCGGATCACCGTGCAGAACCTCAGCGGGGCCGACTACCCGGAGGCCCGGCTCACCGACGACCTGACCGAGGTGCTCAAGGGGGCGAGCTACGACCGGAACGCCACCGCGACCAGCGCGGCGGGCGACCCGGTGGCCGCCCCGGTCTACACCGAGCCCACCCTCGGCTGGGGCCCGGCCATGCTGCGGATGGACGACACCGTGACGGTCACCTACTCGGTGACCATCCGCAAGCCGCTGCCGGCCGGGGTGACCAGCCTGCGGAACTCGGTGGTCGGCGGGGAGAACAGCAACTGCCGCCCCGACCGGCAGGCGCCGGAGTGCACCACGGTGACCACCCTGGCCAAGCTGGTGCTCACCAAGACCGCCACCCCGGGCAGCGTCAAGGTCGGTGAGGTGGTCGGCTACCGGATCACCGCCGTCAACACCGGCACCGCCGACTACACCGGCGCGGTGATCCAGGACGACCTGACCAAGGTGCTCCCCTGGGCCCGGTACAACGGCAACGCCACCTCGAGCAGCGGCCCGGACCCGGTCTTCACCAGCCCGCTGCTCAGCTGGCAGGGCACCGTCCCGGCCGGCGGCTCGGTCTCGATCACGTACACGGTGACCGCACAGGCGGCCACCCCGATCGGGCAGGGCCTGGTCAACCTGGCGGGGGCGAGCGGCAGCAACTGCCCGCTGCCGATGCCGGCCCGGGCGGCGGCCCGCGGGCTGCGGGCGCCCGGCGCGGTGGACCCGCGCTGCTCGACCCTGACACCCGTGTACGACCGGACCGTGGTGCCCCCGCAGCCGCCGATCCCGCCGAAACCCCCGGTCAAGCCGGTGAAGCCGCTGCCGGGCACCGGGGTGGAGGTCTACCGGACGGGGCTGCTCGCGGGCCTGTGCACCGGGCTGGCCCTGCTGGTCCTCGCGGTGGCCCACCGGCGCCGCCGGGGCTGA